The Corallococcus caeni genome includes a region encoding these proteins:
- a CDS encoding SDR family oxidoreductase yields the protein MADSVFKDGLLKGKTAFVSGGSSGINLGIATAFVKAGAKVAINGRNVEKLEGAVKGLQAHGTAMGVAADVRDYASVEKALQQVKDAYGEIDVLVCGAAGNFPAPALGMSSNGFKAVMDIDVLGTFNVSRAAFEHLRKPGASVINISAPQAYLPMAMQAHVCAAKAGVDMLTRVLAIEWGGAGVRINAITPGPIEGTEGMSRLAPSEGSRQKLAEALPLQRFGTPDDIARLALFLSSDAASFITGAIMVCDGGQSLLGGAAVLQAING from the coding sequence ATGGCGGACAGCGTGTTCAAGGACGGGCTGCTCAAGGGCAAGACGGCGTTCGTCTCCGGCGGCAGCAGCGGCATCAACCTCGGCATCGCCACCGCGTTCGTGAAGGCGGGCGCGAAGGTGGCCATCAACGGCCGCAACGTGGAGAAGCTGGAGGGCGCGGTGAAGGGCCTCCAGGCCCACGGCACCGCGATGGGCGTGGCCGCCGACGTGCGCGACTACGCGTCCGTGGAGAAGGCCCTCCAGCAGGTGAAGGACGCGTACGGCGAAATCGACGTGCTGGTGTGCGGCGCCGCCGGCAACTTCCCCGCGCCCGCGCTGGGCATGTCCTCCAACGGCTTCAAGGCGGTGATGGACATCGACGTGCTGGGCACCTTCAACGTGTCCCGCGCCGCCTTCGAACACCTGCGCAAGCCGGGCGCCTCCGTCATCAACATCTCCGCGCCCCAGGCCTACCTGCCCATGGCCATGCAGGCCCACGTGTGCGCCGCCAAGGCCGGCGTGGACATGCTCACCCGCGTGCTCGCCATCGAGTGGGGCGGCGCGGGCGTGCGCATCAACGCCATCACCCCGGGTCCCATCGAGGGCACGGAGGGTATGAGCCGCCTGGCCCCGTCGGAGGGCTCGCGCCAGAAGCTCGCGGAGGCCCTGCCGCTGCAGCGCTTCGGCACCCCGGACGACATCGCCCGGCTGGCCCTCTTCCTGTCCTCCGACGCCGCGTCCTTCATCACCGGCGCCATCATGGTGTGCGACGGCGGCCAGTCCCTCCTGGGCGGCGCCGCCGTGCTCCAGGCCATCAACGGCTGA
- a CDS encoding Ig-like domain-containing protein produces MSSRRVLLVRCLVMGLLALGVPVGCGEEPKVPSTRVASEKCSVDLSPSADPLRANGEDTMVVTVTVRNEDAMPLSGRAVNVQMGTGDGFTLRQEKSLTDNQGQNRVEVRATTPGTKTLYVSTTELEGGLRVSIAEVSIDFR; encoded by the coding sequence ATGTCTTCACGTCGCGTGCTGCTGGTTCGGTGTCTGGTGATGGGACTGCTGGCCCTGGGCGTCCCGGTGGGCTGTGGCGAGGAGCCGAAGGTCCCCTCCACCCGGGTGGCCTCGGAGAAGTGCTCGGTGGACCTCTCCCCGAGCGCGGATCCGTTGAGGGCGAACGGTGAGGACACCATGGTCGTCACGGTCACGGTGCGCAACGAGGACGCCATGCCGCTGTCCGGACGCGCCGTGAACGTGCAAATGGGCACCGGCGATGGCTTCACCCTCCGGCAGGAGAAAAGCCTCACGGACAACCAGGGCCAGAACCGCGTGGAGGTGCGAGCCACCACCCCTGGCACCAAGACGCTGTACGTGTCGACCACCGAGCTGGAGGGGGGACTGCGGGTCAGCATCGCCGAGGTGTCGATCGACTTCCGATGA
- a CDS encoding M3 family metallopeptidase — protein sequence MSEPLVPDAARHVTCPPEEFRRASEEALAKARDGIARLKTLPASTPPREVLELFDESSAALDDAAARASVVRHTHPEAALREAAEQAEQAIENLANDIRMDRGVYDVLAGVSLANEDAATRKWMEKVLRDFRRAGVDRDDATRAKVKALQEELVRIGQEFSRNISQDTRKVALPPAALDGLPQDYVRAHAPGDDGQVRISTDYPDLVPFLTYARDGKAREELWRANRQRGYPANVSVLQSLVQKRHELATLLGYPHWAAYATEDKMVRTADAAGTFIRKIADASEERMKRDYAVLLERKRKDDPKADRVDPWDSGYLDDRVKAEQYAFDSQTVRPYFEYTRVKQGVLDLTARLFGVTYKPVKDVPVWHPDVEAYDVYEGATLKGRFFLDMHLRADKYKHAAQFTLTSGKAGRRLPEGALICNFPKPGAEPALMQHGDVETFFHEFGHLLHHIFGGHTKWAGLSGVRTEWDFVEAPSQMLEEWARDVTCLQTFAKHYQTGEALPAELVERMLAADEFGKGLFVRQQMFYAALSLELYRRDPKNLDATALVRELQSQYVPFPYLEGTYFHLTFGHLDGYSSNYYTYMWSLVIAKDLFTVFQTKGLLNPEPAQAYRRAVLEPGGSDDAARLVHRFLGRDYDFRAYEAWLNKAA from the coding sequence GTGTCCGAGCCCCTGGTCCCCGACGCCGCCCGCCATGTCACCTGCCCGCCGGAGGAGTTCCGCCGCGCGAGCGAGGAGGCCCTGGCCAAGGCCCGCGACGGCATCGCGCGCCTGAAGACGCTGCCCGCCTCCACGCCCCCCCGCGAGGTGCTGGAGCTGTTCGACGAGTCCTCCGCCGCGCTCGATGACGCCGCCGCGCGCGCCAGCGTCGTGCGCCACACCCACCCCGAGGCCGCCCTGCGCGAGGCCGCGGAGCAGGCCGAGCAGGCCATCGAGAACCTGGCCAACGACATCCGCATGGACCGGGGCGTCTACGACGTCCTGGCGGGCGTGAGCCTGGCCAACGAGGACGCCGCCACGCGCAAGTGGATGGAGAAGGTGCTGCGCGACTTCCGCCGCGCCGGCGTGGACCGCGACGACGCCACCCGCGCGAAGGTGAAGGCGCTCCAGGAGGAGCTGGTCCGCATTGGCCAGGAGTTCAGCCGCAACATCAGCCAGGACACCCGCAAGGTGGCGCTGCCCCCGGCCGCGCTGGACGGCCTGCCGCAGGACTACGTGCGCGCGCACGCCCCCGGCGACGACGGCCAGGTGCGCATCTCCACGGACTACCCGGACCTGGTGCCCTTCCTCACCTACGCGCGCGACGGCAAGGCCCGCGAGGAACTCTGGCGCGCCAACCGCCAGCGCGGCTACCCCGCCAACGTGAGCGTGCTCCAGAGTCTGGTCCAGAAGCGCCACGAGCTGGCCACGCTCCTGGGCTACCCGCACTGGGCCGCCTACGCCACCGAGGACAAGATGGTGCGCACCGCGGACGCCGCGGGCACCTTCATCCGGAAGATCGCGGACGCGTCGGAGGAGCGCATGAAGCGCGACTACGCGGTGCTCCTGGAGCGCAAGCGCAAGGACGACCCGAAGGCGGACCGGGTGGACCCCTGGGACTCCGGCTACCTGGATGACCGCGTGAAGGCGGAGCAGTACGCCTTCGACTCGCAGACGGTGCGCCCCTACTTTGAATACACGCGCGTGAAGCAGGGCGTGTTGGATCTCACCGCGCGCCTGTTCGGCGTCACCTACAAGCCGGTGAAGGACGTGCCGGTGTGGCACCCGGACGTGGAGGCCTACGACGTCTATGAGGGCGCCACGCTCAAGGGCCGCTTCTTCCTGGACATGCACCTGCGCGCGGACAAGTACAAGCACGCGGCCCAGTTCACGCTGACCAGCGGCAAGGCGGGGCGGCGGCTTCCGGAAGGCGCGCTCATCTGCAACTTCCCCAAGCCCGGCGCGGAGCCCGCGCTCATGCAGCACGGCGACGTGGAGACCTTCTTCCACGAGTTCGGGCACCTCTTGCACCACATCTTCGGTGGCCACACGAAGTGGGCGGGCCTGTCCGGCGTGCGCACGGAGTGGGACTTCGTGGAGGCCCCTTCACAGATGCTGGAGGAGTGGGCGCGCGACGTGACGTGCCTGCAGACCTTCGCGAAGCACTACCAGACGGGGGAGGCGCTGCCCGCGGAGCTGGTGGAGCGCATGCTCGCCGCGGACGAGTTCGGCAAGGGCCTCTTCGTGCGCCAGCAGATGTTCTACGCGGCGCTCAGCCTGGAGCTGTACCGGCGCGACCCGAAGAACCTGGACGCCACCGCGCTCGTGCGCGAGCTGCAGAGCCAGTACGTCCCCTTCCCGTACCTGGAGGGCACGTACTTCCACCTCACCTTCGGGCACCTGGACGGGTACTCGTCCAACTACTACACGTACATGTGGTCGCTCGTCATCGCGAAGGACCTCTTCACGGTGTTCCAGACGAAGGGCCTGCTCAACCCGGAGCCCGCGCAGGCCTACCGCCGCGCGGTGCTGGAGCCGGGCGGCTCCGACGACGCCGCCCGACTGGTGCACCGGTTCCTGGGCCGCGACTACGACTTCCGCGCGTACGAGGCCTGGCTCAACAAGGCCGCGTGA
- a CDS encoding lamin tail domain-containing protein, producing MSPRIAVLARCLGLSVLCLGLSLGCNDSGTPPNPPPEVEGVVDAAASTVAVDRPTGVLANGQDLAVVTVTALRKADGSRLSGRAVTVTVEGEGASVVQPAEVTDISGVAQAWVASTVPGVKTVKASVKDDTGKMVPLTATATVDFAAVSTVKTLAFRSALPDGVAGEPLKLLVVEVRDGAGAVVTDSTAEVTLSLGSGGIVFPEGLLTVAAVNGVATFPDVVLKKAGKGYHFIANAPGFAPVASTPFAVAPGAVVAVGLDRFLETATAGVAEALEVTLADMYSNTVTTYTGTVTMTSTDAAATLPAAHTFTAADAGKFKFQGITFRTAGPQFLMLKDSAGAFSSTFPRVNVSAAAASKLVFTQQPATPVSTRASLGTVKVALQDAFGNGVPVTSPSVTLSLPAGAFTLGGTVSVAPVDGVATFTGLSIAGHGTTHLVASAQGLQDGSSADVQVVDDVAPAKPVLTQTGATETGLTVQWTGVGDDGVQGQLASQELRYSTSAITTDAAFNAATPVTVGAPVPPGTVQSATLSGLAAGKTYHVALKATDAHGNSSRSDSLAVSTVDPQVTQLAFTTQPSNGNAGSALADVKVSLLDARGDVVPLATTAVTLTLTGQPGFPAVTVEAVNGVVTFSGLRVDTAGTFTFTATAGSLTQVSETFTVGAGAAAKLVLSAFSDPVDAGEENDVTVSVVDAFGNRIQDYAGTVHFTSSDAQAVLPPDAVFAPAVQGEKTVSGLVFKTAGTQSLTATDTATPALTATVDADVRASTAASFELVASAGPFGAGQSLSFELVARDTYGNVAKDYASTVTFSSTDSQAVLPGAYTFTLLDEGRHTFNVELRTDGDQTVLAEDVADPSLTASHTFTILTASADHLVFVYAPTTGSVRESLSGIQVAVKDSFGNNVTGTSVDVQLALVGGTFAQGIPTRATVDSVATFIGLSVDDEGTYQIRASADGLQDITSEDLNIYDTQAPAAAPNFSATAVDGASIRLDWQAPGDDGVLGTAARYELRYATFALNDITFGAGTLVTGLGAPRTAGTAESFTVTGLTEGTTYYFALKTFDGAGGASTLATASTATTDPCSGYVCTPPASQCAEDGTSLEVYSSVCEVQNGAPTCVDGDMTIQACPGANAVCYAGACANAPHPGAGELVISEVMHSPSAGTTEYVELTNTTSKLLDANGMVMDLVDSAGTATPITLNHGHALLVPAGGRTVLAQNANFANNGGVAANHAWGTDKSLDSTGSITLKQGAVTVDSLTYTSAFPQTTGRAMSLASSIVGTKGSARSWYWCDSTGSLSGGDRGTPGQANDDCGLNVEKPLNYCVIQYPKTFPSPDGTYPASIAVNSSYDIFSQFYSYDVTTRNQKGNDAYPRIEAQLGYGTDPTNPAGWTWTAADFNAGFTTPSSNNDEMKATLQIPTAGTYSYGFRYRFTDAGAPWVYCDQNGKTVPPAGTYGSVTVSKAPLTNHIVISEFSGGNGTGTAATDEFIELYNPTNADVDLSNWQVSYKSATGTTWSSTVTIPAGKVIRAHGYFLLAGANYSGGATAPADVSYTFDASASTTAGGHVRIQRLVSGTYVDVDKLGWGTGNAPEGTAAPSHPAVGGSLERKAVSTSTSTTMAVGGADAARGNAQDTDNNGQDFVTRAARQPQCSTSPLEFY from the coding sequence ATGTCCCCACGGATTGCTGTGCTCGCCCGCTGTCTGGGGTTGAGCGTGCTGTGTCTGGGCCTGTCGCTGGGCTGCAATGATTCCGGAACGCCGCCGAACCCACCGCCCGAGGTGGAAGGCGTGGTGGACGCGGCGGCCTCCACGGTGGCGGTGGACCGGCCCACGGGGGTGCTCGCGAACGGCCAGGACCTGGCGGTCGTCACGGTGACGGCGCTGCGCAAGGCGGACGGCTCGCGGCTGTCCGGACGCGCGGTGACGGTGACGGTGGAGGGGGAGGGCGCCTCCGTCGTGCAGCCCGCGGAGGTCACGGACATCTCCGGCGTGGCGCAGGCGTGGGTGGCGTCCACGGTGCCGGGCGTGAAGACGGTGAAGGCGTCCGTGAAGGACGACACCGGCAAGATGGTGCCGCTCACCGCGACGGCCACGGTGGACTTCGCGGCCGTCAGCACGGTGAAGACGCTGGCGTTCCGCTCGGCGCTGCCGGATGGCGTGGCGGGCGAGCCGCTCAAGCTCCTGGTGGTGGAGGTGCGGGACGGCGCCGGCGCGGTGGTGACGGACAGCACGGCGGAGGTGACGCTGTCGCTGGGCTCCGGCGGCATCGTGTTCCCGGAGGGGCTGCTGACGGTGGCGGCGGTGAACGGCGTCGCGACCTTCCCGGACGTGGTGCTGAAGAAGGCGGGCAAGGGCTACCACTTCATCGCGAACGCGCCGGGCTTCGCGCCCGTGGCCAGCACCCCCTTCGCGGTGGCGCCCGGTGCGGTGGTGGCGGTGGGGCTGGACCGTTTCCTGGAGACCGCCACGGCGGGCGTGGCGGAGGCCCTGGAGGTCACGCTCGCGGACATGTACTCCAACACGGTCACGACCTACACGGGCACGGTGACGATGACCTCCACGGACGCGGCCGCGACGCTGCCGGCCGCGCACACCTTCACCGCCGCGGACGCGGGCAAGTTCAAGTTCCAGGGCATCACCTTCCGCACGGCCGGGCCTCAGTTCCTGATGCTCAAGGACAGCGCGGGGGCCTTCTCGTCCACCTTCCCCCGGGTGAACGTTTCCGCCGCGGCGGCCTCGAAGCTGGTCTTCACGCAGCAGCCTGCCACGCCCGTGTCGACGCGCGCTTCGCTGGGGACGGTGAAGGTGGCGCTGCAGGACGCCTTCGGCAACGGGGTGCCGGTGACGTCGCCGTCGGTGACGCTGTCGCTGCCGGCGGGGGCCTTCACGCTGGGCGGGACCGTGAGCGTGGCGCCGGTGGACGGCGTCGCGACGTTCACGGGCTTGAGCATCGCGGGCCATGGCACCACGCACCTGGTGGCCTCCGCGCAGGGCCTGCAGGACGGGAGCAGCGCGGACGTGCAGGTGGTGGACGACGTGGCGCCCGCGAAGCCGGTGCTGACGCAGACCGGCGCCACGGAGACGGGCCTCACCGTGCAGTGGACGGGCGTGGGGGATGACGGCGTGCAGGGGCAGCTGGCGTCGCAGGAGCTGCGCTACTCCACGTCCGCCATCACCACGGACGCGGCCTTCAACGCGGCGACGCCGGTGACCGTCGGCGCTCCCGTGCCCCCGGGCACGGTGCAGTCCGCGACCCTCTCCGGCCTGGCGGCGGGCAAGACGTACCACGTGGCGTTGAAGGCCACGGACGCGCACGGCAACTCCTCGCGCTCGGACAGCCTGGCGGTGTCCACAGTGGACCCGCAGGTGACGCAGCTGGCGTTCACGACGCAGCCTTCGAACGGCAACGCGGGCTCGGCGCTCGCGGACGTGAAGGTGTCGCTGCTGGACGCGCGGGGAGACGTCGTCCCCCTGGCCACCACGGCGGTGACGTTGACCCTCACCGGCCAGCCGGGCTTCCCGGCGGTGACGGTGGAGGCGGTGAACGGCGTGGTCACATTCTCCGGCCTGCGCGTGGATACGGCGGGCACGTTCACCTTCACGGCCACGGCGGGCTCGCTGACGCAGGTGAGCGAGACCTTCACGGTGGGCGCGGGCGCCGCGGCGAAGCTCGTGCTGTCGGCCTTCTCGGACCCGGTCGACGCGGGCGAAGAGAACGACGTGACCGTGTCCGTGGTGGATGCCTTCGGCAACCGCATCCAGGACTACGCCGGCACGGTGCACTTCACGTCCTCGGACGCGCAGGCGGTGCTGCCTCCGGACGCGGTCTTCGCTCCGGCGGTCCAGGGGGAGAAGACCGTCTCCGGCCTCGTGTTCAAGACGGCGGGGACGCAGTCGCTCACCGCCACGGACACCGCGACCCCGGCCCTCACCGCGACGGTGGATGCCGACGTGCGCGCCAGCACGGCCGCGTCCTTCGAACTCGTCGCGAGCGCGGGCCCCTTCGGTGCGGGCCAGTCCCTGAGCTTCGAGCTGGTGGCGCGTGACACCTACGGCAACGTGGCGAAGGACTACGCGTCCACGGTGACGTTCTCCTCCACGGACTCGCAGGCGGTGCTGCCCGGCGCGTATACGTTCACCCTGCTGGACGAGGGCCGGCACACCTTCAACGTGGAGCTGCGCACCGACGGGGACCAGACGGTCCTCGCGGAGGACGTGGCGGACCCGTCGCTCACGGCCTCGCACACCTTCACCATCCTCACTGCATCCGCGGACCACCTGGTCTTCGTCTACGCGCCCACGACAGGCTCGGTGCGGGAGTCCCTGTCGGGCATCCAGGTGGCCGTGAAGGACTCCTTCGGCAACAACGTCACCGGTACGTCGGTGGACGTGCAGCTGGCGCTGGTGGGCGGCACCTTCGCGCAGGGCATCCCCACGCGCGCCACCGTGGACAGCGTGGCCACCTTCATCGGCCTCAGCGTCGATGACGAAGGCACGTACCAGATCCGCGCGAGCGCGGACGGCCTCCAGGACATCACGTCCGAGGACCTGAACATCTACGACACGCAGGCGCCGGCCGCCGCGCCGAACTTCAGCGCGACGGCGGTGGACGGGGCCAGCATCCGGCTGGACTGGCAGGCGCCGGGCGATGACGGTGTCCTGGGGACGGCCGCGCGCTACGAGCTGCGCTACGCCACGTTCGCCCTCAATGACATCACCTTCGGCGCGGGCACGCTCGTGACGGGCCTGGGCGCGCCCCGGACGGCGGGCACGGCGGAGTCCTTCACCGTCACCGGCCTGACGGAGGGCACGACGTACTACTTCGCGCTGAAGACGTTCGACGGCGCGGGCGGCGCCAGCACGCTGGCCACCGCGAGCACCGCCACCACCGACCCGTGCAGCGGCTACGTGTGCACGCCGCCCGCGTCCCAGTGCGCGGAGGACGGCACGTCGCTGGAGGTCTACTCGTCGGTGTGTGAGGTGCAGAACGGCGCGCCGACCTGCGTGGACGGCGATATGACGATTCAGGCCTGCCCTGGCGCGAACGCGGTCTGCTACGCGGGCGCGTGCGCCAACGCGCCGCACCCGGGCGCGGGCGAGCTGGTCATCTCCGAGGTGATGCACTCACCGTCCGCGGGTACCACGGAGTACGTGGAGCTGACCAACACCACGTCGAAGCTGCTGGACGCCAATGGCATGGTGATGGACCTGGTGGACAGCGCCGGCACGGCCACGCCCATCACGCTGAACCATGGTCACGCGCTGCTGGTGCCGGCGGGGGGCCGCACGGTGCTCGCGCAGAACGCGAACTTCGCCAACAACGGTGGCGTGGCGGCGAACCATGCCTGGGGCACGGACAAGTCCCTGGACAGCACGGGCTCCATCACGCTCAAGCAGGGCGCGGTGACGGTGGACAGCCTCACGTACACGAGCGCGTTCCCCCAGACGACGGGCCGGGCCATGAGCCTCGCGTCCAGCATCGTGGGGACGAAGGGCAGCGCGCGGTCCTGGTACTGGTGTGACTCCACCGGCAGCCTGTCCGGCGGGGACCGGGGCACGCCCGGCCAGGCCAACGACGACTGCGGCCTGAACGTGGAGAAGCCGCTCAACTACTGCGTCATCCAGTACCCGAAGACGTTCCCGTCCCCTGACGGCACCTACCCGGCGAGCATCGCCGTCAACAGCAGCTACGACATCTTCAGCCAGTTCTACAGCTACGACGTCACGACGCGGAACCAGAAGGGCAATGACGCCTACCCGCGCATCGAGGCGCAGCTGGGCTACGGCACGGACCCCACCAACCCGGCGGGCTGGACGTGGACGGCGGCGGACTTCAACGCGGGCTTCACCACGCCGAGCAGCAACAACGACGAGATGAAGGCGACGCTGCAGATCCCCACGGCAGGTACGTACAGCTACGGCTTCCGCTACCGGTTCACGGACGCGGGGGCGCCGTGGGTGTACTGCGATCAGAACGGCAAGACCGTGCCGCCCGCGGGCACCTACGGCTCCGTGACGGTGAGCAAGGCTCCGCTGACGAACCACATCGTCATCAGCGAGTTCAGCGGCGGCAACGGAACGGGCACGGCCGCGACGGACGAGTTCATCGAGCTCTACAACCCGACGAACGCGGACGTGGACCTGTCCAACTGGCAGGTCAGCTACAAGTCGGCCACCGGGACCACCTGGAGCTCGACCGTCACCATTCCGGCTGGAAAGGTCATCCGCGCCCACGGATATTTCCTCCTGGCCGGGGCGAACTACAGCGGCGGTGCCACCGCCCCCGCGGACGTCTCGTACACCTTCGACGCCTCCGCCTCCACGACCGCCGGTGGCCACGTCCGCATCCAGCGCCTCGTGAGCGGGACGTACGTGGACGTGGACAAGCTGGGCTGGGGCACCGGGAACGCCCCCGAGGGCACCGCGGCCCCGTCCCATCCGGCGGTGGGCGGAAGCCTGGAGCGCAAGGCCGTCTCCACCTCCACCTCCACCACCATGGCAGTGGGCGGCGCGGACGCCGCCCGAGGCAACGCTCAGGACACGGACAACAACGGTCAGGACTTCGTGACCCGCGCCGCCCGGCAGCCCCAGTGCTCCACGAGCCCGCTCGAGTTCTACTGA